The following coding sequences are from one Triticum aestivum cultivar Chinese Spring chromosome 5A, IWGSC CS RefSeq v2.1, whole genome shotgun sequence window:
- the LOC123108574 gene encoding 7-deoxyloganetin glucosyltransferase-like encodes MEMKKPHAVIVPLPTQGHVTPMLKLAKLLHCKGFHITFVNTEYNHRRLVRSRGDAAVEGLPDFRFATIPDGLPPSDADATQDIPSLCYSTMTTCLPPLKRLLGELNRVGPPVTCVVADNVMSFSVDAAAEIGVPCVLFWTASACGYIGYRNFRFLMQEGIAPLKDEAQLSNGYLDTPVAQAPGMSRHMRLRDFPSFICTTDRDDVMLNFLLHHSEQAGRAAAVIVNTLDELEQPALDAMRAMLPRVYTIGPLNLLADKGEAGPLARIRASLWREDRSCLEWLDGREPRSVVYVNFGSITTMSSEELVEFAWGLANCGHPFLWIVRNDLLAKGAAVRLPPEFLEATKGRCLLASWCEQEAVLRHQAVGVFLTHSGWNSALVSISAGVPMLCWPFFAEQQTNARYACVEWGVGMEVGDDVRRDEVEARIREVMGGEGAGREMKRRAAEWEEMCVRATAQPGGRSMANLDSLIKDVLLTATPTN; translated from the exons ATGGAGATGAAGAAGCCTCACGCGGTGATCGTGCCGTTGCCGACGCAGGGGCACGTCACGCCCATGCTGAAGCTGGCCAAGCTTCTTCACTGCAAGGGCTTCCACATCACCTTCGTCAACACCGAGTACAACCACCGGCGCCTGGTCCGCTCCCGCGGCGACGCAGCCGTGGAGGGCCTCCCGGACTTCCGCTTCGCCACCATCCCCGACGGCCTGCCGCCATCGGACGCGGATGCCACGCAGGACATACCCTCCCTGTGCTACTCCACGATGACCACCTGCCTTCCCCCCTTGAAGAGGCTGCTCGGGGAGCTTAACAGGGTTGGGCCGCCGGTGACGTGCGTGGTGGCGGACAACGTGATGAGCTTCAGCGTGGACGCGGCGGCGGAGATCGGGGTGCCGTGCGTCCTCTTCTGGACCGCCAGCGCCTGCGGCTACATTGGCTACCGCAACTTCCGGTTCCTCATGCAAGAGGGCATCGCTCCCCTCAAAG ATGAAGCGCAGCTGAGCAACGGGTACCTGGACACGCCGGTGGCGCAGGCTCCCGGGATGAGCCGGCACATGCGCCTCCGGGACTTCCCTTCCTTCATCTGCACCACCGACCGCGACGACGTGATGCTCAACTTCCTGCTGCACCACTCGGAGCAGGCGGGCCGCGCGGCCGCCGTCATCGTCAACACCCTGGACGAGCTTGAGCAGCCGGCGCTGGACGCCATGCGCGCCATGCTCCCGCGCGTCTACACCATTGGCCCGCTCAACCTCCTCGCGGACAAGGGCGAAGCCGGCCCGCTCGCCCGGATACGCGCCAGCCTCTGGAGGGAGGACCGCTCCTGCCTAGAGTGGCTCGACGGCAGGGAGCCCCGGTCGGTGGTGTACGTCAACTTCGGGAGCATCACCACCATGTCCAGCGAGGAGCTGGTGGAGTTCGCGTGGGGCCTGGCCAACTGCGGCCACCCCTTCCTGTGGATCGTGAGGAATGACCTGCTGGCCAAGGGCGCCGCCGTGCGGCTGCCTCCCGAGTTCCTGGAGGCCACCAAGGGGAGGTGCCTCCTGGCGAGCTGGTGCGAGCAGGAGGCGGTGTTGCGGCACCAGGCCGTCGGCGTCTTCCTCACCCACAGCGGGTGGAACTCGGCCCTGGTGTCCATCAGCGCCGGGGTGCCCATGCTCTGCTGGCCCTTCTTCGCCGAGCAGCAGACCAACGCCCGCTACGCGTGTGTCGAGTGGGGCGTCGGCATGGAGGTCGGCGACGACGTGCGCCGCGATGAGGTGGAGGCCAGGATAAGGGAGGTGATGGGAGGCGAGGGAGCTGGGAGGGAGATGAagcgcagggcggccgagtgggAGGAGATGTGTGTCCGTGCAACCGCGCAGCCGGGTGGCAGGTCCATGGCCAACCTTGACAGCCTCATCAAGGATGTGCTGCTCACCGCAACACCAACAAACTAA